A stretch of the Macaca mulatta isolate MMU2019108-1 chromosome 14, T2T-MMU8v2.0, whole genome shotgun sequence genome encodes the following:
- the RPS25 gene encoding small ribosomal subunit protein eS25 — MPPKDDKKKKDAGKSAKKDKDPVNKSGGKAKKKKWSKGKVRDKLNNLVLFDKATYDKLCKEVPNYKLITPAVVSERLKIRGSLARAALQELLSKGLIKLVSKHRAQVIYTRNTKGGDAPAAGEDA; from the exons ATG CCGCCCAAGGACGACAAGAAGAAGAAGGACGCCGGAAAGTCGGCCAAGAAAGACAAAGACCCAGTGAACAAATCTGGGGGCAAGGCCAAAAAGAAG AAGTGGTCCAAAGGCAAAGTTCGGGACAAGCTCAATAACTTAGTCTTGTTTGACAAAGCTACCTACGACAAACTCTGTAAGGAAGTTCCCAACTATAAACTTATAACCCCAGCTGTAGTCTCTGAGAGACTGAAGATTCGAGGCTCCCTGGCCAGGGCAGCCCTTCAGGAGCTCCTTAGTAAAG GACTTATCAAACTGGTTTCAAAGCACAGAGCTCAAGTAATTTACACCAGAAATACCAAGGGCGGAGATGCTCCAGCTGCTGGTGAAGATGCATGA
- the TRAPPC4 gene encoding trafficking protein particle complex subunit 4, whose amino-acid sequence MAIFSVYVVNKAGGLIYQLDSYAPRAEAEKTFSYPLDLLLKLHDERVLVAFGQRDGIRVGHAVLAINGMDVNGKYTADGKEVLEYLGNPANYPVSIRFGRPRLTSNEKLMLASMFHSLFAIGSQLSPEQGSSGIEMLETDTFKLHCYQTLTGIKFVVLADPRQAGIDSLLRKIYEIYSDFALKNPFYSLEMPIRCELFDQNLKLALEVAEKAGTFGPGS is encoded by the exons ATGGCGATTTTTAGTGTGTATGTGGTGAACAAAGCTGGCGGCTTGATTTACCAGTTGGACAGCTACGCGCCAcgggctgaggctgagaaaacTTTCAGTTACCCGCTGGATCTGCTGCTCAAGCTACACGATGAGCGTGTGTTGGTTGCTTTCGGCCAGCGGGACGGCATCCGAG TGGGCCATGCGGTGCTGGCCATCAATGGCATGGACGTGAACGGCAAGTACACGGCCGACGGGAAAGAGGTGCTGGAGTATCTGGGTAACCCTGCTAATTACCCGGTGTCCATTCGATTTGGCCGGCCCCGCCTCACTTCTAATGAGAAGCTCATGCTGGCCTCCATGTTCCACTC GCTGTTTGCCATCGGCTCCCAGCTGTCTCCTGAACAGGGAAGCTCAGGCATTGAGATGCTGGAGACAGACACATTCAAATTGCACTGCTACCAGACACTGACAG GGATCAAGTTTGTGGTTCTAGCAGATCCTAGGCAAGCTGGAATAGATTCTCTTCTCCGAAAGATTTATGAGATTTACTCAGACTTTGCCCTTAAGAATCCATTCTACTCCTTAGAAATGCCCATCAG GTGTGAGCTCTTTGACCAGAACCTGAAGCTAGCCCTGGAGGTGGCAGAGAAGGCTGGAACTTTTGGACCTGGGTCATAG
- the SLC37A4 gene encoding glucose-6-phosphate exchanger SLC37A4 isoform X1 yields MAAQGYGYYRTVIFSAMFGGYSLYYFNRKTFSFVMPSLVEEIPLDKDDLGLITSSQSAAYAISKFVSGVLSDQMSARWLFSSGLLLVGLVNIFFSWSSTVPVFAALWFLNGLAQGLGWPPCGKVLRKWFEPSQFGTWWAILSTSMNLAGGLGPILATVLAQSYSWRSTLALSGALCVVVSFLCLLLIHNEPADVGLRNLDPTPSKGKKGSLKEESTLQQLLLSPYLWVLSTGYLVVFGVKTCCTDWGQFFLIQEKGQSALVGSSYMSALEVGGLVGSIAAGYLSDRAMAKAGQSIYGNPRHGLLLFMMAGMTVTMYLFRVTVTTDSPKDVAFWTPALHPLAELTGFTEHELWILVLGAVFGFSSYGPIALFGVIANESAPPNLCGTSHAIVGLMANVGGFLAGLPFSTIAKHYSWSTAFWVAEVICAASTAAFFLLRNIRTKMGRVSKKAE; encoded by the exons ATGGCAGCCCAGGGCTATGGCTATTATCGCACTGTGATCTTCTCGGCCATGTTTGGGGGCTACAGCCTGTATTACTTCAATCGCAAGACCTTCTCCTTTGTCATGCCATCATTGGTGGAAGAGATCCCTTTGGACAAGGATGATTTGG GGCTCATCACCAGCAGCCAGTCAGCAGCTTATGCTATCAGCAAGTTTGTCAGTGGAGTGCTGTCTGACCAGATGAGTGCTCGCTGGCTCTTCTCTTCTGGGCTGCTCCTGGTTGGCCTGGTCAACATATTCTTTTCCTGGAGCTCCACAGTACCTGTCTTTGCTGCCCTCTGGTTCCTTAATGGCCTGGCCCAGGGGCTGGGCTGGCCCCCATGTGGGAAGGTCCTGAGGAAG TGGTTTGAGCCATCTCAGTTTGGCACTTGGTGGGCCATCCTGTCAACCAGCATGAACCTGGCTGGAGGGCTGGGCCCTATCCTGGCAACCGTCCTCGCCCAGAGCTACAGCTGGCGCAGCACGCTGGCCCTGTCTGGGGCACTGTGTGTGGTTGTCTCCTTCCTCTGTCTTCTGCTCATCCACAATGAACCTGCTGATGTCGGACTCCGCAACCTGGACCCCACACCCTCTAAGGGCAAGAAGG GCTCCTTGAAGGAGGAGAGCACCCTACAGCAGCTGCTGCTATCCCCTTACCTGTGGGTGCTCTCCACTGGTTACCTTGTGGTGTTTGGAGTAAAGACCTGCTGTACTGACTGGGGCCAGTTCTTCCTTATCCAGGAGAAAGGACAGTCAGCCCTTGTAG GTAGCTCCTACATGAGTGCCCTGGAAGTTGGGGGCCTTGTAGGCAGCATCGCAGCTGGCTACCTGTCAGACCGGGCCATGGCAAAG GCGGGACAGTCCATCTACGGGAACCCTCGCCATGGGCTGTTGCTGTTCATGATGGCTGGCATGACAGTGACCATGTACCTCTTCCGGGTAACAGTGACCACTGACTCCCCCAAG GACGTTGCTTTCTGGACTCCGGCTCTTCACCCTCTCGCAGAGCTCACAGGCTTTACAGAGCATGAG CTCTGGATCCTGGTATTGGGAGCTGTATTTGGTTTCTCCTCGTATGGTCCCATTGCCCTGTTTGGAGTCATAGCCAACGAGAGTGCCCCTCCCAACTTGTGTGGCACCTCCCACGCCATTGTGGGACTCATGGCCAATG TGGGCGGCTTTCTGGCTGGGCTGCCCTTCAGCACCATTGCCAAGCACTACAGCTGGAGCACAGCCTTCTGGGTGGCTGAAGTGATTTGTGCAGCCAGCACAGCTGCCTTCTTCCTCCTACGAAACATCCGCACCAAGATGGGCCGAGTGTCCAAGAAGGCTGAGTGA
- the SLC37A4 gene encoding glucose-6-phosphate exchanger SLC37A4 isoform X2 encodes MAAQGYGYYRTVIFSAMFGGYSLYYFNRKTFSFVMPSLVEEIPLDKDDLGLITSSQSAAYAISKFVSGVLSDQMSARWLFSSGLLLVGLVNIFFSWSSTVPVFAALWFLNGLAQGLGWPPCGKVLRKWFEPSQFGTWWAILSTSMNLAGGLGPILATVLAQSYSWRSTLALSGALCVVVSFLCLLLIHNEPADVGLRNLDPTPSKGKKGSLKEESTLQQLLLSPYLWVLSTGYLVVFGVKTCCTDWGQFFLIQEKGQSALVGSSYMSALEVGGLVGSIAAGYLSDRAMAKAGQSIYGNPRHGLLLFMMAGMTVTMYLFRVTVTTDSPKLWILVLGAVFGFSSYGPIALFGVIANESAPPNLCGTSHAIVGLMANVGGFLAGLPFSTIAKHYSWSTAFWVAEVICAASTAAFFLLRNIRTKMGRVSKKAE; translated from the exons ATGGCAGCCCAGGGCTATGGCTATTATCGCACTGTGATCTTCTCGGCCATGTTTGGGGGCTACAGCCTGTATTACTTCAATCGCAAGACCTTCTCCTTTGTCATGCCATCATTGGTGGAAGAGATCCCTTTGGACAAGGATGATTTGG GGCTCATCACCAGCAGCCAGTCAGCAGCTTATGCTATCAGCAAGTTTGTCAGTGGAGTGCTGTCTGACCAGATGAGTGCTCGCTGGCTCTTCTCTTCTGGGCTGCTCCTGGTTGGCCTGGTCAACATATTCTTTTCCTGGAGCTCCACAGTACCTGTCTTTGCTGCCCTCTGGTTCCTTAATGGCCTGGCCCAGGGGCTGGGCTGGCCCCCATGTGGGAAGGTCCTGAGGAAG TGGTTTGAGCCATCTCAGTTTGGCACTTGGTGGGCCATCCTGTCAACCAGCATGAACCTGGCTGGAGGGCTGGGCCCTATCCTGGCAACCGTCCTCGCCCAGAGCTACAGCTGGCGCAGCACGCTGGCCCTGTCTGGGGCACTGTGTGTGGTTGTCTCCTTCCTCTGTCTTCTGCTCATCCACAATGAACCTGCTGATGTCGGACTCCGCAACCTGGACCCCACACCCTCTAAGGGCAAGAAGG GCTCCTTGAAGGAGGAGAGCACCCTACAGCAGCTGCTGCTATCCCCTTACCTGTGGGTGCTCTCCACTGGTTACCTTGTGGTGTTTGGAGTAAAGACCTGCTGTACTGACTGGGGCCAGTTCTTCCTTATCCAGGAGAAAGGACAGTCAGCCCTTGTAG GTAGCTCCTACATGAGTGCCCTGGAAGTTGGGGGCCTTGTAGGCAGCATCGCAGCTGGCTACCTGTCAGACCGGGCCATGGCAAAG GCGGGACAGTCCATCTACGGGAACCCTCGCCATGGGCTGTTGCTGTTCATGATGGCTGGCATGACAGTGACCATGTACCTCTTCCGGGTAACAGTGACCACTGACTCCCCCAAG CTCTGGATCCTGGTATTGGGAGCTGTATTTGGTTTCTCCTCGTATGGTCCCATTGCCCTGTTTGGAGTCATAGCCAACGAGAGTGCCCCTCCCAACTTGTGTGGCACCTCCCACGCCATTGTGGGACTCATGGCCAATG TGGGCGGCTTTCTGGCTGGGCTGCCCTTCAGCACCATTGCCAAGCACTACAGCTGGAGCACAGCCTTCTGGGTGGCTGAAGTGATTTGTGCAGCCAGCACAGCTGCCTTCTTCCTCCTACGAAACATCCGCACCAAGATGGGCCGAGTGTCCAAGAAGGCTGAGTGA
- the SLC37A4 gene encoding glucose-6-phosphate exchanger SLC37A4 (The RefSeq protein has 2 substitutions compared to this genomic sequence), whose translation MFGGYSLYYFNRKTFSFVMPSLVEEIPLDKDDLGLITSSQSAAYAISKFVSGVLSDQMSARWLFSSGLLLVGLVNIFFSWSSTVPVFAALWFLNGLAQGLGWPPCGKVLRKWFEPSQFGTWWAILSTSMNLAGGLGPILATVLAQSYSWRSTLALSGALCVVVSFLCLLLIHNEPADVGLRNLDPTPSKGKKGSLKEESTLQQLLLSPYLWVLSTGYLVVFGVKTCCTDWGQFFLIQEKGQSALVGSSYMSALEVGGLVGSIAAGYLSDRAMAKAGLSIYGNPRHGLLLFMMAGMTVTMYLFRVTVTSDSPKLWILVLGAVFGFSSYGPIALFGVIANESAPPNLCGTSHAIVGLMANVGGFLAGLPFSTIAKHYSWSTAFWVAEVICAASTAAFFLLRNIRTKMGRVSKKAE comes from the exons ATGTTTGGGGGCTACAGCCTGTATTACTTCAATCGCAAGACCTTCTCCTTTGTCATGCCATCATTGGTGGAAGAGATCCCTTTGGACAAGGATGATTTGG GGCTCATCACCAGCAGCCAGTCAGCAGCTTATGCTATCAGCAAGTTTGTCAGTGGAGTGCTGTCTGACCAGATGAGTGCTCGCTGGCTCTTCTCTTCTGGGCTGCTCCTGGTTGGCCTGGTCAACATATTCTTTTCCTGGAGCTCCACAGTACCTGTCTTTGCTGCCCTCTGGTTCCTTAATGGCCTGGCCCAGGGGCTGGGCTGGCCCCCATGTGGGAAGGTCCTGAGGAAG TGGTTTGAGCCATCTCAGTTTGGCACTTGGTGGGCCATCCTGTCAACCAGCATGAACCTGGCTGGAGGGCTGGGCCCTATCCTGGCAACCGTCCTCGCCCAGAGCTACAGCTGGCGCAGCACGCTGGCCCTGTCTGGGGCACTGTGTGTGGTTGTCTCCTTCCTCTGTCTTCTGCTCATCCACAATGAACCTGCTGATGTCGGACTCCGCAACCTGGACCCCACACCCTCTAAGGGCAAGAAGG GCTCCTTGAAGGAGGAGAGCACCCTACAGCAGCTGCTGCTATCCCCTTACCTGTGGGTGCTCTCCACTGGTTACCTTGTGGTGTTTGGAGTAAAGACCTGCTGTACTGACTGGGGCCAGTTCTTCCTTATCCAGGAGAAAGGACAGTCAGCCCTTGTAG GTAGCTCCTACATGAGTGCCCTGGAAGTTGGGGGCCTTGTAGGCAGCATCGCAGCTGGCTACCTGTCAGACCGGGCCATGGCAAAG GCGGGACAGTCCATCTACGGGAACCCTCGCCATGGGCTGTTGCTGTTCATGATGGCTGGCATGACAGTGACCATGTACCTCTTCCGGGTAACAGTGACCACTGACTCCCCCAAG CTCTGGATCCTGGTATTGGGAGCTGTATTTGGTTTCTCCTCGTATGGTCCCATTGCCCTGTTTGGAGTCATAGCCAACGAGAGTGCCCCTCCCAACTTGTGTGGCACCTCCCACGCCATTGTGGGACTCATGGCCAATG TGGGCGGCTTTCTGGCTGGGCTGCCCTTCAGCACCATTGCCAAGCACTACAGCTGGAGCACAGCCTTCTGGGTGGCTGAAGTGATTTGTGCAGCCAGCACAGCTGCCTTCTTCCTCCTACGAAACATCCGCACCAAGATGGGCCGAGTGTCCAAGAAGGCTGAGTGA